A window of Amycolatopsis australiensis contains these coding sequences:
- the mraY gene encoding phospho-N-acetylmuramoyl-pentapeptide-transferase encodes MISILIAAAAGLLISILLTPYLIRVFSRQGFGQEIREEGPQGHKSKRGTPTMGGVAIIIAMVVGYFAAHLINWMFNSRSGAPTASGLLVLMLAVGLGIVGFLDDFIKIRKQRNLGLNKTAKLVGQLVVTVAFAVLALNFADSRGITPASESLSYVRDLALITFPAVFFVIFCYIVISGWSNAVNFTDGLDGLAGGSAAMVLATYVVIAFWQERLNCANGPAPACYDVRDPLDLAVVAAAATGACVGFLWWNAAPAKIFMGDTGSLALGGLVAGLSMTTRTELLAIVIGGLFMVEMISVVAQIAVFRTTRRRLFRMAPFHHHFELAGWAETTVIIRFWLLSAICCMFGLGLFYSEQLGFGG; translated from the coding sequence GTGATCAGCATCCTGATCGCGGCCGCGGCGGGCCTGCTGATCTCCATCCTGCTCACGCCGTACCTCATCCGGGTCTTCTCCCGGCAGGGCTTCGGCCAGGAGATCCGCGAAGAAGGCCCGCAGGGACACAAGTCCAAGCGCGGTACCCCGACGATGGGCGGCGTGGCGATCATCATCGCCATGGTCGTCGGGTACTTCGCCGCGCACCTGATCAACTGGATGTTCAACTCCCGCAGCGGCGCGCCGACGGCCTCCGGGCTGCTCGTGCTGATGCTCGCGGTGGGCCTGGGGATCGTCGGGTTCCTCGACGACTTCATCAAGATCCGCAAGCAGCGCAACCTGGGGCTGAACAAGACCGCGAAGCTGGTCGGGCAGCTGGTGGTCACGGTCGCGTTCGCCGTGCTGGCGCTCAACTTCGCGGACTCCCGCGGGATCACGCCGGCGTCGGAGAGCCTCTCCTACGTCCGCGACCTCGCGCTGATCACCTTCCCCGCGGTGTTCTTCGTGATCTTCTGCTACATCGTCATCTCCGGCTGGTCGAACGCGGTGAACTTCACCGACGGCCTCGACGGCCTGGCGGGCGGCTCGGCGGCGATGGTGCTGGCGACCTACGTCGTCATCGCGTTCTGGCAGGAGCGGCTCAACTGCGCCAACGGCCCGGCACCGGCCTGCTACGACGTCCGTGACCCGCTCGACCTGGCGGTGGTCGCCGCCGCCGCGACCGGCGCCTGCGTCGGGTTCCTCTGGTGGAACGCGGCCCCGGCGAAGATCTTCATGGGCGACACCGGCTCGCTGGCCCTCGGCGGCCTGGTCGCCGGCCTGTCCATGACCACCCGCACCGAGCTGCTCGCCATCGTCATCGGCGGCCTGTTCATGGTCGAGATGATCTCGGTGGTGGCGCAGATCGCGGTGTTCCGGACGACCCGGCGCCGGCTGTTCCGGATGGCGCCCTTCCACCACCACTTCGAACTCGCCGGGTGGGCGGAAACCACGGTGATCATCCGGTTCTGGCTGCTGTCGGCGATCTGCTGCATGTTCGGTCTCGGCCTGTTCTACAGCGAGCAGCTCGGTTTCGGGGGCTGA
- the murD gene encoding UDP-N-acetylmuramoyl-L-alanine--D-glutamate ligase, with protein sequence MEISGRHVLVAGAGVTGKSVVPVLVELGARVTVTDGNAERLAELDGLGAELVPGLTEPPSDVVLVVTSPGWRPTSPLLVAAAEAGIEVIGDVELAWRVGQLREHPPAWLVVTGTNGKTTTVGMLESILKAAGSNAVACGNIGYAALDAVRAGYDVLAVELSSFQLHWSSTLAPDAAVVLNLAEDHIDWHGSMEEYAAAKGRVYTRAKVAVHNADDEWSTRIAEEHARPDARRVGFQLDTPRAGELGLVEDLLVDRAFVAEPATSAEELATLADVRPAGPHNVANALAAAALARAHGVSPEAVLKGLREYQPAPHRAVEVAEIGGIRYIDDSKATNPHAAAGSLRAHESIVWIAGGQLKGASVDELVRSIAGRLRGVVLLGVDSPVIAAAVARHAPDVPVNSLRPGDDEPMTAAVSAASAMARPGDVVLLAPAAASLDMFSSYGERGDAFARAVHVLRDDAAGEPSDDHS encoded by the coding sequence TTGGAGATCTCCGGTCGTCACGTTCTCGTCGCCGGGGCCGGGGTCACCGGGAAGTCGGTGGTCCCGGTGCTGGTCGAGCTGGGTGCCCGCGTCACGGTCACCGACGGCAACGCCGAGCGGCTCGCCGAGCTGGACGGCCTGGGCGCCGAGCTGGTGCCGGGCCTGACCGAGCCGCCTTCGGACGTCGTCCTGGTCGTCACCAGCCCGGGCTGGCGGCCGACGTCGCCGCTGCTGGTGGCCGCCGCCGAAGCCGGGATCGAGGTGATCGGCGACGTCGAGCTGGCCTGGCGGGTCGGGCAGCTGCGCGAGCACCCCCCGGCGTGGCTCGTGGTCACCGGCACCAACGGCAAGACGACCACCGTCGGCATGCTCGAGTCGATCCTCAAGGCGGCCGGCTCGAACGCCGTGGCCTGCGGGAACATCGGGTACGCGGCCCTCGACGCGGTCCGCGCGGGTTACGACGTGCTGGCCGTGGAGCTGTCGAGCTTCCAGCTGCACTGGTCCTCGACGCTGGCCCCGGACGCCGCCGTCGTGCTCAACCTGGCCGAAGACCACATCGACTGGCACGGCTCGATGGAGGAGTACGCGGCCGCGAAGGGCCGCGTCTACACGCGGGCCAAGGTCGCCGTGCACAACGCCGACGACGAGTGGTCCACGCGGATCGCCGAGGAGCACGCACGGCCGGACGCCCGCCGCGTCGGCTTCCAGCTCGACACCCCGCGCGCCGGCGAGCTGGGCCTGGTCGAGGACCTGCTGGTCGACCGGGCCTTCGTCGCCGAGCCGGCGACCAGCGCCGAGGAGCTGGCCACGCTGGCCGACGTCCGCCCGGCGGGCCCGCACAACGTCGCCAACGCGCTCGCCGCGGCCGCGCTGGCCCGCGCCCACGGCGTCTCGCCGGAGGCGGTGCTGAAGGGCCTGCGGGAGTACCAGCCGGCGCCGCACCGGGCGGTCGAGGTGGCCGAGATCGGCGGGATCCGCTACATCGACGACTCGAAGGCGACCAACCCGCACGCGGCCGCCGGATCGCTGCGCGCCCACGAGTCCATCGTCTGGATCGCCGGCGGCCAGCTCAAGGGCGCCTCCGTCGACGAGCTGGTGCGCAGCATCGCCGGCCGCCTGCGTGGCGTCGTCCTCCTCGGCGTCGATTCACCCGTGATCGCCGCCGCTGTTGCGCGACACGCGCCGGATGTCCCGGTGAACAGCCTCCGTCCGGGTGACGATGAACCCATGACTGCGGCGGTGAGTGCGGCCAGCGCGATGGCCCGGCCCGGTGACGTGGTGCTCCTGGCACCCGCCGCGGCGTCGTTGGACATGTTCTCGAGCTACGGCGAACGCGGCGACGCGTTCGCCCGCGCCGTGCATGTCCTCCGCGACGACGCAGCGGGGGAGCCGAGTGACGACCACAGCTGA
- the ftsW gene encoding putative lipid II flippase FtsW: MSSATTQRGSRVTTTAEPKPGVPPKRPRRERKESGFVAFRTALTAWLSRPLASFHLVLALTGVLTVIGIVMVLSASSVASYNPKTGSGVYSLFVKHLVFVAIGSVVFWLGLRVKLERIRRMSATVTVLCLGLLVLVLTPLGSTVNGSQGWFKIGEFTFQPVEAAKVALAFWGAHILVIKYNVIHQWRHLLVPVVPIALLMFALVMLQPDLGGTVTLAVVLLALLWFAGAPKRLFGVILAGGLAGVLVLALIAPYRLARVMSFLSPDADTSAEGFQANQAKLALADGGFFGKGLGQGASNWGYLPNVQNDFIFALIGEELGLIGCVVVLALFAGVAIVGLRIATRNIDPWIRIVSGTLTVFLVAQAGINIGYVVGLLPVTGVTLPLISYGGTSLVITMLIMGVLANAARHEPEAVAALRTQGPGKFGRLLRLPPPDPYRPPATRKAAGRSGAKAARPAPRAARPAPAQERRRSVREPVRRSAARTSAATPRGAARTTASRGTRSTANRRGHW; the protein is encoded by the coding sequence ATGTCCTCCGCGACGACGCAGCGGGGGAGCCGAGTGACGACCACAGCTGAGCCCAAGCCCGGCGTACCCCCGAAGCGGCCGCGCCGCGAGCGCAAGGAGAGCGGCTTCGTCGCCTTCCGGACCGCGCTGACCGCGTGGCTCTCGCGGCCGCTGGCGTCCTTCCACCTCGTGCTCGCCCTCACCGGCGTGCTCACCGTCATCGGCATCGTCATGGTGCTCTCGGCCTCCTCGGTGGCGTCCTACAACCCGAAGACCGGCAGCGGCGTGTACTCGCTGTTCGTCAAGCACCTGGTGTTCGTCGCCATCGGCTCGGTCGTGTTCTGGCTGGGCCTGCGGGTGAAGCTCGAACGGATCCGGCGGATGTCGGCCACGGTCACGGTGCTCTGCCTCGGCCTGCTGGTGCTGGTGCTCACCCCGCTCGGCTCGACGGTCAACGGCTCGCAGGGCTGGTTCAAGATCGGCGAGTTCACCTTCCAGCCGGTCGAGGCCGCGAAGGTCGCGCTGGCCTTCTGGGGCGCCCACATCCTGGTGATCAAGTACAACGTGATCCACCAGTGGCGGCACCTGCTGGTGCCGGTGGTGCCGATCGCGCTGCTGATGTTCGCCCTGGTCATGCTGCAGCCCGACCTCGGCGGCACGGTCACCCTCGCCGTCGTCCTGCTGGCCCTGCTGTGGTTCGCCGGGGCCCCGAAACGCCTGTTCGGCGTGATCCTGGCCGGGGGCCTGGCCGGCGTGCTCGTGCTCGCCCTGATCGCGCCCTACCGGCTGGCCCGGGTCATGTCGTTCCTGTCCCCGGACGCCGACACCAGCGCCGAAGGCTTCCAGGCCAACCAGGCGAAACTGGCGCTGGCCGACGGCGGGTTCTTCGGCAAGGGCCTCGGCCAGGGCGCCTCCAACTGGGGCTACCTGCCGAACGTGCAGAACGACTTCATCTTCGCCCTCATCGGCGAGGAGCTCGGGCTGATCGGCTGCGTCGTCGTGCTCGCGCTGTTCGCCGGGGTCGCGATCGTGGGCCTGCGGATCGCCACGCGCAACATCGACCCGTGGATCCGGATCGTCTCCGGGACGCTCACGGTGTTCCTCGTGGCGCAGGCCGGCATCAACATCGGCTACGTCGTCGGGCTGCTGCCGGTCACCGGGGTCACGCTGCCGCTGATCTCCTACGGCGGGACGTCGCTGGTGATCACGATGCTCATCATGGGCGTCCTCGCTAACGCCGCCCGGCACGAACCGGAGGCGGTGGCCGCGCTGCGCACACAGGGGCCGGGTAAATTCGGACGCCTGCTGCGGCTGCCCCCGCCCGACCCGTACCGCCCGCCCGCCACCCGCAAGGCGGCGGGGCGCAGTGGGGCGAAGGCGGCCAGGCCGGCGCCCCGTGCGGCGCGGCCCGCCCCGGCGCAGGAACGACGCAGGTCGGTCCGCGAACCGGTGCGCCGCAGCGCGGCACGGACGAGCGCGGCCACGCCTCGCGGGGCCGCGCGGACAACAGCGAGCCGTGGTACCCGGAGTACCGCGAACCGGAGAGGTCATTGGTGA
- the murG gene encoding undecaprenyldiphospho-muramoylpentapeptide beta-N-acetylglucosaminyltransferase, whose amino-acid sequence MSNPVKGAERAAAGRGPVVVVAGGGTAGHIEPALALADAVKRLRPDATVVALGTERGLENKLVPARGYELELIPPVPLPRKPTPELLRLPLKVRDSVRRTREVLERVGADVVVGFGGYVALPAYLAARGRVPIVVHEANQSPGLANKVGARFARRVAVAVPGTPLPKAEVVGIPLRQSITSLDRAALRAEAREHFGLDPEAPTLLVFGGSQGAQSINGAVSGAAKDLADAGVGVLHAHGPKNTLVVQEFPGKPAYVPVPYLERMDLAYAAADVAVCRSGAMTVAEVTAVGLPAVFVPLPHGNGEQATNARPAVDAGAALMVADADLTPAKVADLVVPLVTDADRVAKMSAAAVGMGHREADETLARIVLEAARG is encoded by the coding sequence GTGAGTAACCCCGTCAAGGGAGCCGAGCGAGCCGCCGCGGGCAGAGGTCCGGTGGTCGTGGTCGCCGGAGGTGGCACCGCAGGACACATCGAACCCGCCCTCGCCCTGGCCGACGCCGTCAAGCGGCTGCGCCCGGACGCGACGGTCGTGGCGCTGGGCACCGAGCGCGGCCTGGAGAACAAGCTGGTCCCGGCCCGCGGGTACGAGCTGGAGCTGATCCCGCCGGTGCCGCTGCCGCGCAAGCCGACCCCGGAGCTGCTGCGGCTGCCCCTGAAGGTCCGGGACTCGGTGCGCCGGACCCGCGAGGTGCTGGAGCGGGTCGGCGCGGACGTCGTCGTCGGCTTCGGCGGTTATGTCGCCCTCCCGGCCTACCTCGCCGCGCGCGGGCGGGTCCCGATCGTCGTGCACGAGGCCAACCAGTCGCCGGGCCTGGCGAACAAGGTCGGGGCGCGGTTCGCGCGTCGCGTCGCGGTCGCCGTCCCGGGGACGCCGCTGCCGAAGGCCGAGGTCGTCGGCATCCCGCTGCGACAGTCGATCACGTCGCTGGACCGGGCCGCGCTGCGCGCCGAGGCCCGCGAGCACTTCGGGCTGGACCCGGAGGCGCCGACGCTGCTGGTGTTCGGCGGGTCGCAGGGCGCGCAGTCGATCAACGGGGCGGTGTCCGGCGCGGCGAAGGACCTCGCCGACGCCGGGGTCGGCGTGCTGCACGCGCACGGCCCGAAGAACACGCTGGTCGTGCAGGAGTTCCCGGGCAAGCCGGCGTACGTGCCGGTGCCGTACCTGGAGCGGATGGACCTGGCCTACGCGGCCGCCGACGTCGCGGTCTGCCGCTCGGGCGCGATGACGGTCGCCGAGGTGACCGCGGTCGGGCTGCCCGCGGTGTTCGTCCCGCTGCCGCACGGCAACGGCGAGCAGGCCACCAACGCCCGCCCGGCCGTCGACGCCGGGGCGGCGCTGATGGTCGCCGACGCCGACCTCACCCCGGCCAAGGTCGCCGACCTGGTCGTCCCGCTGGTCACCGACGCCGACCGGGTCGCCAAGATGAGCGCGGCGGCGGTCGGCATGGGCCACCGCGAGGCCGACGAGACCCTCGCCCGCATCGTCCTGGAGGCAGCCCGTGGTTGA
- the murC gene encoding UDP-N-acetylmuramate--L-alanine ligase, protein MVEQAQLELPAGLRRAHLIGIGGAGMSGVARILLARGAFVSGSDAKESRALLSLRAQGAELFVGQAASNISALPEPPSAVVVSTAIKETNPELAAARAAGIPVLHRAEALAGLMAGHRVACIAGTHGKTSTTSMLTVALQHCRLDPSFAIGGDLNESGANAHHGEGGIFVAEADESDGSFLTYSPSVAVVTNVEPDHLDHHGTAEAYTKVFTDFVDRLDPDGLLIVCADDEGADALGDAAAKRGIRVQRYGYRVSGPDDAKIMSYEPRPDGGVVRVSLKTKLIDVTVAVPGDHMALNAVAALLAGLELGAPVDGMVAGLAAFGGVRRRFEFKGRAGDVRVYDDYAHHPTEVSAQLRAARTAAGSGRVVVVFQPHLYSRTKLFATEFAEALSQADEVVVLDVYGAREEPEPGVTGALIADRVTVPVHYEPAFDVAAGLAAGLVRGGDLVVTMGAGDVTQLGPEILAELDKR, encoded by the coding sequence GTGGTTGAGCAGGCACAGCTTGAGTTGCCCGCAGGGCTGCGCCGGGCGCACCTGATCGGGATCGGCGGCGCCGGGATGTCCGGCGTCGCGCGGATCCTGCTGGCCCGCGGAGCCTTCGTGTCGGGCTCGGACGCGAAGGAGTCGCGCGCGCTGCTGTCGCTGCGCGCCCAGGGCGCCGAGCTGTTCGTCGGCCAGGCCGCGTCGAACATTTCGGCGCTTCCGGAGCCGCCGTCGGCCGTGGTCGTCTCGACGGCGATCAAGGAGACCAACCCGGAGCTGGCCGCCGCGCGCGCCGCCGGGATCCCGGTCCTGCACCGGGCGGAGGCGCTGGCCGGGCTGATGGCGGGCCACCGCGTCGCCTGCATCGCGGGCACGCACGGCAAGACGTCGACGACGTCCATGCTCACGGTGGCGCTGCAGCACTGCCGGCTCGACCCGTCGTTCGCCATCGGCGGCGACCTCAACGAGTCCGGGGCCAACGCCCACCACGGCGAAGGCGGCATCTTCGTCGCCGAGGCCGACGAGAGCGACGGCTCGTTCCTGACCTACTCGCCGTCGGTGGCGGTCGTGACGAACGTCGAGCCGGACCACCTGGACCACCACGGGACCGCCGAGGCCTACACCAAGGTGTTCACCGACTTCGTCGACCGGCTCGACCCGGACGGCCTGCTGATCGTCTGCGCCGACGACGAGGGGGCCGACGCGCTGGGCGACGCCGCCGCGAAGCGCGGAATCCGGGTGCAGCGGTACGGCTACCGGGTCAGCGGACCCGACGACGCCAAGATCATGTCCTACGAGCCGCGGCCGGACGGCGGGGTCGTGCGGGTCTCGCTGAAGACCAAGCTGATCGACGTCACGGTCGCGGTGCCGGGCGACCACATGGCGCTGAACGCGGTCGCGGCACTGCTGGCCGGGCTCGAGCTCGGCGCGCCGGTCGACGGGATGGTCGCGGGCCTCGCGGCGTTCGGCGGGGTGCGGCGGCGGTTCGAGTTCAAGGGCCGGGCCGGCGACGTCCGCGTCTACGACGACTACGCCCACCACCCGACCGAGGTCTCCGCGCAGCTGCGCGCGGCGCGGACGGCGGCCGGGTCCGGCCGGGTCGTCGTCGTGTTCCAGCCGCACCTGTACTCGCGGACCAAGCTGTTCGCGACGGAGTTCGCCGAGGCGCTGTCGCAGGCCGACGAGGTCGTCGTCCTGGACGTGTACGGTGCCCGCGAAGAGCCGGAGCCGGGCGTGACCGGCGCGCTCATCGCCGACCGCGTCACCGTGCCGGTGCACTACGAGCCCGCGTTCGACGTCGCTGCCGGCCTGGCCGCCGGGCTGGTCCGCGGCGGCGACCTGGTCGTCACCATGGGCGCCGGGGACGTGACGCAGCTGGGCCCGGAGATCCTCGCCGAGCTGGACAAGCGCTGA
- a CDS encoding cell division protein FtsQ/DivIB: MSPTRERRRPSEEDERDRAALARERRGRRSEEERRRTRARTSRPSPRTRPTRQAEIRRRWVALLTVLTVVAGVYLLFFSSMLGVKDVAVSGARTVPADRIRAVAAVPADKPMLRLSTDEIRDRVAGMPGIATVEVSRSWPNTVEIQVTERTAIAFFDSGPGGDGVHLVDGGGVVFKTVPGRPAGLPELRLPKVSADDPVTRAVTAVLGVIPEQLLKQVTTATAKTPASVEFTLSSGKIVRWGTAEQTDRKAKVLAALLTQEGKVYDVAAPELPTITS; this comes from the coding sequence ATGAGTCCGACCAGGGAACGCCGCCGTCCGTCCGAAGAGGACGAACGGGATCGTGCCGCCTTGGCGCGGGAACGGCGCGGGCGGCGCTCCGAAGAGGAGCGCCGCCGGACCCGGGCCCGCACCTCGCGGCCGAGCCCGCGCACCCGGCCCACCCGGCAGGCGGAAATCCGGCGCCGCTGGGTCGCGCTGCTGACCGTGCTGACCGTCGTCGCGGGCGTCTACCTGCTGTTCTTCAGCTCGATGCTGGGGGTGAAGGACGTCGCGGTCAGCGGGGCGCGCACGGTGCCTGCCGACCGGATCCGCGCGGTGGCGGCGGTGCCGGCGGACAAGCCGATGCTGCGGCTGAGCACCGACGAGATCCGCGACCGGGTGGCCGGGATGCCGGGCATCGCGACGGTCGAGGTGTCGCGCTCGTGGCCGAACACGGTCGAGATCCAGGTGACGGAGCGAACGGCGATAGCGTTCTTCGACAGCGGCCCGGGCGGCGACGGAGTACACCTGGTCGACGGCGGCGGAGTGGTCTTCAAGACGGTCCCGGGCCGCCCCGCGGGGTTGCCGGAACTGCGCCTGCCGAAGGTCTCGGCGGACGACCCGGTGACGCGAGCGGTGACGGCGGTGCTGGGCGTGATCCCGGAACAGCTGCTGAAGCAGGTCACGACGGCGACGGCGAAGACCCCGGCGAGCGTGGAGTTCACTCTTTCGAGCGGAAAGATCGTCCGCTGGGGCACGGCGGAGCAGACGGACCGCAAGGCGAAGGTCCTGGCGGCGCTGCTCACGCAAGAGGGCAAGGTCTACGACGTCGCGGCGCCCGAGCTGCCGACCATCACTTCCTGA